A stretch of the Stegostoma tigrinum isolate sSteTig4 chromosome 34, sSteTig4.hap1, whole genome shotgun sequence genome encodes the following:
- the LOC125446586 gene encoding IgGFc-binding protein-like, protein MGPRERGEPFHWLLFYILLCSREFNSRGRASAAPSVATAGSTGLVISGRRFVTVFLENHSSSAVLTLNIITYDKTANVSVSVHSPPFHRSQTVPAGSSAIINLEPSYMLKGNDVTRKAIVITSDVDISVVVLNTRYNTQDAFLSLPVTNLGTTYYVVTYNGFKSNQRQFAVANPGVERVPVTITVVGLVEYNATEYANDQTFSFVLEPGQAVQFQGEVDMTGTKVVSARPVAVFSGNRCIMLSSADCDHIAEQLQPVTKWSYSFAVFPLLDKDSLDIVTIVAAENDTTVNVYSIEGNINVFLREGNHINLTVTSGMIINSAKPVMVAYLSTGGSTLLVQSFDPFLVNVIPPAYFSSHYVFITMANFYNYVLIVSSTPTSDQIVLDGKPLASFQTENATFWDFTAIRVYLGKTASRYVVFHADSLFGIYVYGIARGESYAYSMGGKKNISIMDVKKSANFVCLSHAAEYTFPSSVLTSAGVTVSDVHLIDPTCRARQQDENWIIITAPFDSCGTTVSNETGKIVYVNTVYGSIPRTPIHRLEIELKCEMSLNESITMGFMLQTNHLVRFGHYNVSFRFFRSVNFNDPIVQFPYQAELNSTLFVQMEAETADVGVQIFTDTCMSAPLLNSNHLPYIILQNGCVNDETFRSYKTNDPRKQRFSFHVFKFEEFPQVYIFCDIILCHSNSSPNRCEQGCLPTRRKRDLRSVESKVKAAHLSQGPIVFPASPLGDHGNFDRKDTVDYYMYMFGLLSAICLSLITALILQRKYYLRQN, encoded by the exons GTTCCACCGGGTTGGTTATATCCGGGAGGAGATTCGTCACGGTGTTCCTGGAGAACCACTCCAGCTCGGCGGTGCTCACCTTGAATATCATCACCTACGACAAGACGGCCAACGTCAGCGTTTCAGTGCACAGCCCGCCGTTCCACCGCTCGCAGACGGTGCCCGCCGGCAGCAGCGCCATCATTAACCTGGAGCCCTCCTACATGCTGAAGGGCAATGACGTCACGCGGAAGGCCATCGTCATCACCTCTGACGTCGACATCTCCGTGGTGGTGCTCAACACGCGCTACAACACGCAGGATGCCTTCCTGAGCCTTCCCGTCACCAACCTGGGCACCACTTACTACGTTGTCACTTACAACGGCTTCAAGTCGAACCAGCGGCAGTTCGCCGTCGCCAACCCCGGTGTCGAGCGGGTGCCCGTCACCATCACCGTGGTGGGCCTGGTCGAGTACAACGCCACCGAATATGCCAATGACCAGACCTTCTCCTTCGTCCTGGAGCCCGGACAGGCCGTCCAGTTCCAGGGCGAGGTTGACATGACCGGCACCAAGGTGGTCTCCGCCAGGCCGGTGGCCGTGTTCAGCGGCAACCGGTGCATTATGCTCTCCTCGGCCGACTGCGACCACATCGCCGAGCAGCTGCAGCCGGTTACCAAGTGGTCGTACTCATTCGCCGTCTTCCCCCTGCTGGACAAGGACAGCTTGGACATCGTCACCATCGTGGCGGCCGAGAACGACACCACCGTCAACGTCTACAGCATCGAGGGCAACATCAACGTCTTCCTAAGGGAGGGTAACCACATCAACCTGACCGTGACCAGTGGTATGATCATCAACTCGGCCAAGCCGGTCATGGTGGCTTACCTGTCGACCGGGGGCAGCACGTTGCTGGTGCAGAGCTTCGACCCCTTCCTGGTGAACGTCATCCCTCCGGCCTACTTCAGCTCCCACTACGTCTTCATCACCATGGCCAACTTTTACAACTACGTCCTGATCGTCTCGTCGACGCCAACGTCCGACCAGATCGTCCTCGACGGCAAGCCCCTGGCCAGCTTCCAGACAGAGAATGCCACCTTCTGGGACTTCACAGCCATCCGCGTCTACCTGGGCAAAACGGCCAGCCGCTATGTGGTATTTCACGCCGACTCCCTGTTTGGGATCTACGTCTACGGCATCGCACGGGGCGAGTCCTATGCGTATTCCATGGGCGGCAAGAAGAACATCAGCA TCATGGATGTCAAGAAGTCCGCAAACTTTGTTTGCTTGTCCCACGCAGCTGAGTACACCTTCCCATCCAGCGTGCTCACCAGCGCAGGGGTCACCGTGTCCGACGTGCACCTCATTGACCCCACGTGCCGCGCCCGCCAGCAGGACGAGAACTGGATCATCATCACTGCGCCGTTTGACTCCTGTGGCACCACCGTCTCT AATGAAACAGGGAAGATTGTGTACGTGAACACGGTTTACGGAAGTATCCCGCGTACTCCCATCCACCGCCTGGAAATTGAGCTGAAATGTGAGATGTCGCTGAACGAGAGCATCACCATGGGATTCATGCTGCAGACTAATCACCTGGTCCGCTTTGGCCACTATAACGTATCCTTTCGGTTTTTCCGCTCTGTGAATTTCAACGACCCCATCGTGCAGTTCCCATATCAAGCCGAGCTGAACAGCACACTGTTCGTACAGATGGAGGCAGAGACGGCAGACGTGGGTGTGCAGATCTTCACCGACACCTGTATGTCTGCACCGCTGCTCAATTCCAACCATCTGCCGTACATCATTCTCCAGAACGG TTGTGTCAATGATGAGACATTCAGGAGCTACAAGACCAACGATCCCAGGAAGCAGCGTTTCAGTTTCCACGTGTTTAAGTTCGAGGAGTTCCCGCAAGTCTACATATTCTGTGACATCATCCTGTGTCACTCGAACTCCTCCCCCAACCGGTGTGAACAGGGCTGTCTCCCGACCAGGAGGAAGCGTGACCTGCGATCCGTAGAGAGTAAAGTCAAGGCTGCTCATCTCTCCCAGGGACCCATAGTGTTTCCAGCCAGCCCACTGG GAGACCATGGCAATTTCGACAGGAAAGACACCGTCGATTATTACATGTATATGTTTGGCCTGCTTTCGGCTATTTGTCTGAGTTTGATCACCGCTTTGATTCTTCAAAGAAAATACTACTTACGACAAAACTGA